The window CAAATCGATTGTCATGCATCTCAAAACCAATGTTCAACTAGAAAGTGGTAAAACAAAGTCTTATCTGTAAATCAGAATCAATTGTATGACTTAACACCTAAAGATCCAAAAGTgcaacttgttggttgctactcggaatatcgttctagttcccctgtacaaaaatttatacaagcatagaactatcctagctacccatgtgctctactgaagttaaatttggattacaaatgatgcttaacattattaatccaaattgtccttcagaagttaaacttggattggaaacgatatttaacatttttactccaagtttaatcgatgtgttcttcataagttaaaccatattacagaagttaattaaatatctatttcaaagattgacttccaggttaaacatggcgaggcactaggtcttcttgggtatgagatcatccaccacttcctagacaaaacctttcaaagaaagtAGATATTTaccttcttacagtaaactaggtttaactacagaaacctcaatagaagcacaatatcgaaaacatgaaatcaaaaaataaaatcgataacaaaataataacctaaaatgatagcctcttgtgtttggtttttcaagatctatacaaaaggatgagctagttatgatgcggaaacaaataactagttatacctttttgtagcttatagacctcttgatcttctgttatattcctctcattctcttggacgtcatgtgggcgacgatctaccaagatgaaatccacccaagcctcttcctttgcttccaagtttcgaccaccaactaacctccaagggatgctagacaagagagcttccttctcttcttcttctccttcaagcaaccggccaccaagagaaaaccaagcttaATGTCGCCAGcctccaagaaagaaaacaaaaggagaagagagaaggaagagggtcggccaccaaggaatagaagagaggagtttcaaccacaatagagaggatgcaaggcttaggttgttttCAATGAAGCACCATCTccctcttttttataatccttggtgaatccaaaaaagaaaagttttaaaacaaaaaattaaaacatccttttattcctttacatggtcggccacatcatgtccaaacaaggaaagattttaaacaaaaaattaaaatctctcttttaaaatcccttttgtagatagctataaaagacatgttttataaaattaaaatcttttcttttaaatctatttgtggatatctataaaagaaaagttttaaaataaaactccttttaaatcatggttacaaaaaaggaaattttatcaaaaattaaaatctttcttttaaatattatagataactacaaataaggaaagattttaaatctctcttttaaacctttgtagtaagctataaaaggaaagattttaaagatttaaactctcttttaaaaccatgtggatagcatcaaaattttattttaaataaaattttccttttctcttcttatatggtcagtcccttgcttgggcaccaagcaaggcttggccgaccctagcttaagctccaagcttggcttggccggccccttgcttgggctccaagtaaggatgtggccgacccttaagcttggttaagaagctggaCTTTAGgtagatataagactttataaataagagactacagcggggaccgagaggaggaattggttttggtctcctgatgagcttgagctttccatgttcgccccgaacacctaactcaagttcatcaataataactcataccactaaagagttattaatgcactaccgcaccaatcccatattacaatatgagcttcttcttatcatgagtgtgttggtctccttgtatttaagatatcgaatacccactaattaaatgagttactgataactcacttaattaatatttatctccaagagtagtaccactcaaccttattatcatgtcggactaagttcacctgcagggtttacatgacaatccttatgagctcctcaaggggacattatcaacctagatcactaggacatagtttcattctataatcaacaacacaccatataaataatatcatttcccaacttatcgggcctattgatttaacgaactaaatctcaccctttgataaattaaagaaataaatattaagtatatgtgtcacgccccggaggaatccctgtccgagaaaatttcgacaacatctcccctgtacggcggacaatctgaaacttttctacatcctcatatacctgagccacatgcggctggaataataacatgtaaataaaccatcaccacgcaaattatataaatataagcaaatcaaagcagtaataccatgactcaaaatcaaccctactcaactacactcgtaaagctcaaatccgatgaactcacctcttctgccgtccaggcaggcatgtagtagaataaatccaaattatactaaaaatccatcaaacgatatgaACCCATACAATAttcataagtaaaacaatacaagactaaaaataaagtctgatagagaaactaagataaaataacaactcaagaccagcagaggactagcactacgtgcagatggggactagcgactggaactgctccggacagcctcaacctgaaaatatcaacaatggaggtggggtgagtccaacactcagcaggtataataataagaaaataacaaataacactaatcatgcgtacagtctctgatgtaataaaggtgaaTCTGTGAAGTAAGCGAGAGAAAGCTGTCTTAACCAGGACACAGGTATAAGGACAAACGATGCGAAGGTATAAAAGACCAGATGTACGTCAAACATAGTATCAAACAATACGGCGATATAAACGCgtgaaacacaaacacaagcaataaatgcgtCATGATGGTCagccctgacgccagtcagccaactcacaaccaaaagtgggaccgagtgggtagggttgtgacaaccgtgcactctgctctCACCCACGATGGTGGACCGAGTGGGTCGGGTCGGagtacacatactcctaccccaaatcataaagggagtcaatgctctcatctctcaaCTGtacgggagggatctctaacgtgctgcgtcacactaccccgaGCGGATCGAGCAGGAAGAGCAAATCGGACGTCTACCACGTCGTCACGCTACCCACGTCggcaacaacggagcaccgagcGGTGATGGgcggcgatgtgctcgacaataatggagcaatctatcacacagcatgcaatcatgcgaatggtgcatgacactaagcatggtaatatactaaaccaatctatggacatataatgatgtgcaccataatgaacaaatcatatcaaagtacactgatcaaataaggtatcaaacctaggtcttgaacatggtgaaacatggttatatcactacccctatgagcatgtgtaatcaggtacataacagcacgaaatgtaaaacaaacaatcaatcaagcaggtaacaggtaatcgggtagtgattaactgtaacaaatgaggaacataattaacgcaacttgttaatttcattactatgcatatcaaagacaataagtcaaaagtacccgcctccaaatcgaaaagtccaaaccggtagtcgagatactcgtctcgcgtcaaagtcctgtcaTAAATTGTACCATTTAGCTAAGTTTCATTATAACAAAAgtagttaaaccaaatcctaatcCGATTTAGAAAGTTATGGTTCAATTCTATTTGATAATCTTAGCCTTCCTTCATAGTTGATATTTTTGAACTAATCAACTAGAGATGTCAACCAACAAATAAATCTTTAACCCATAATCAAGTAGATTAAGCAAATCTTAAACCATTTCACCTTCCAATGAGGATTTTGCTTCACACAAAAATCAATCCAAACTTAGCCAACTCTAAAACTAGTGCATTCATAAACATCTCATATTAGTAAGCATCAATTATCAAACATATGAGAACTTAACAAACCGAATCTCACCAAATCAAATTTGCACATCTCGGTGGATAGTTCCAATACAGCTGTGATGAAGTAAAACATCTCTTATCAAATCCGAGAGGAAATTGGACGATCGTCATCCAACACAGTTGCCCTAAACCAACACCACTTTTAGATCCAGTACCCAAATCCTTTGCTAGGTTTAATTGTTTACCTCTATAGTGGCAGCAGGTAGTAGAGCACCGCCGCGATCAGTGGAGAGGTGTTGCTAGCCGACTAATTTGCCATAAACAGCTAATCCCTCGCCAGAGCCGAATACCAACTCGAGCTTCCTCTTTAATGCAAATCCGGATGTTGCTGTGATGCGCGAGGAAGAAAATCTCATCACCAGGGACTAAGGGATGGGAAGTAGATGGAAGAGAATCAATTGGCAGCCGGTGGTGATTGCGGGCAGATCACTAAGCTCAGCAAGGGCAGATCGGCGATGGTGGATCGTCGGCTAGGGCTCTGCTCAGTGAGACCTGTGGGCACAGCGGCGACTTGAGTGCCGGCGAGGAGAAGAAGGCCGGCGCTGCTCGGCGTCGGCGGAAATGCTAGGGCACAGAGAAAGGGGGTCGGTGCTGGGGTTCGGGTGCCGGTACAGAGAAGCGGCCGAGAGGAGTCAgtggcgtcggcggagatgctagggcaccggGGTGTGCGGCAGTGCTCCGTGCGTCACCGGCGGCAATGCTCCGTGCGTCGGCAGTGCTGGCAGTGGAGATGGGCGTCGCGacgaaggaggaagaggaaagatccggctcgggcagaggagaagaagaagaagtggaagagatcgccggttagggctcggaggaagaAGGATGAGGGGAAATCGGTGCGCGGTTGGGGAGGAATTCGGTCACGcggggaggaaaagaaaaaaaaaacaaaaagaaaagaaaaggaaataagaaaaaggaaataaaacttttcctcattaaaatatggtagcctaaacaggctttttcgggtcacatttttatccccattaactcgtccaaacgagctctgaaaaattcccgaaaaatttccaaaaattccaaaaaaatcccttattaatattcgcctatttttcggtattttacattctcccctactaattaaaatttggtccccaaattttgttatctaccatcagcacatactaacaacaggtaaagagtaaaaatgttgaacggtaacttaaatcacatacctcaagtaaaagatggggatatcgagctcggatcgtatcctcaagctcccaagtagtctcctcgcccgaatgatgctgccatccgactttaaccagccggatagtcttgtttcgcaactgaccactacaagaaaaaagctaatagacaacgcttttaaagcgttgtctttttgcctgaaaaagcgttgttaaaggcactgttgtaaaaagtctgctcaacgacaacgcttttaaaacgttgtcgtttgtaccaaagacaacgtttttgcaacgctttaaaagcgttgtcgttttatgCAGAGGCGacgttttacaacgcttttaaagcgttgtttttggtagaaaagacaacgctttaaaagcgttgtcgttttatgCAGAGGCGACattttacaacgcttttaaagcgttgtttttggtagaaaagacaacgcttttgcaacgctttaaaagcgtagttatattttgcaaagacaacactattacaacgctttaaaagcgttgttgttttttacaaagacaacactttttgcaacgctttaaaagtgttgtcgttttaaagaataaaaaataaaaaaaaaattatttaaaaatcattatttttatatttacgaaactattatttttcttttaccatgtctagattcgaattttacatataatcaactcggttaatgatttcaaactcataaaaataatagaaatctgGCGTTGaagtaatattaataattaattacatgaaaagctagtaaatatcaaaatttacactaattctgtttcaaagtatatagtgatattcacatataaaacaaaagagcacaaaaaaTCTATTTTGAACAGAGCTATAATCTGTttagccaacaatctgtttactgAATACTGAATACTGAAgtagccaacaatctgtttactcAAAATAGTACAGTAGTTACTGAATCCATACGCTTAGTGTACTGATCAATTACTGAATCCAGACGCTCCTCAGTGTACTAATCTCAACTGTCCTGTATCCActacaaaagaaacaaaacaaaacaatcaTTACTgatgagcatatatgagcattaCTGATATTCCATATAAGTTAATAAAACTTGAACATGCAACCTGTTTTCTTACAGTAGCCATATAATTTAATAAAACAATCATTACAGTAGCCAACAATCTGTTTTCTTAAAACTTGAACATGCAATCTGCAAAATAAGTTAATAAATAAATATGGACTATGCAACCTATTTTCTAAAGCTTACTGATCTACTGATCACATGCATCCACAATACGATCCAAACCTGAAAACCAAACAAACAAAAGTTTTTTTTGCTGCAAAGCCTAATTGttatatgtatgtatatatatatacatacatatattGAACCCGTTGAAAAGGCCCAGAAATTAAGAATAAAAAGCTTGAGAATACTACCAAAAGCTAACTGATATCAGAGACCAAAACACCTCCAAAATTCAGCAATTCAGATGGACAACAGCTAAAGGTTGAACCGTTGAAATGATCAAGAAAAGCAGTTGTGCAGTGTTGCtggggaagagagagagagagagagagagacagaaGTGGATGAGGGAAGCAAGTGAATGTTGCAATCCTCCACCATTCAATACATACCCACAATGTACAGAACCAACTCTGACGTCGCACTTGCCGTCTTTTCCCCTAATTTTTTTCCCCTTCTCCTGGCAATTTATCCCGGAATTCTTACCTCCTGagtataaaaaaaatcctttcaatTGCATACTCTATATTTACTGTCTACCCGTGGTAAAATCAATATATTATCACACGCTCCAGCCATAGCCGAGTTGATCATCAcgataaatttatagaaatgaATAAAGGTCAATTTCTAATGAAACCGACATAAATATCATCTCATGTAGTGTCCTGTTCGGTTTTCTGATTTAACCCGGGGATACCTttcacagaaaaaaaaaaaaaattatcgctGCACGCTACAATCCTTGAGTTCTGTGGAGAAGATTCCTCTAATTGTGGGCTGCTTACGCTAAGGGTTCGAGCTTTGTCCTCAGAGGGGAAAAGTAGGATAAAAGGAGGGTATGATTTGAGAAGAATGATGGGCCTCTTGATTTAAGTTTGTCAAAGGGAAAGAAAGGCACCAGCTTTTTAGATTACATTAGAATGATTGGGCAATTGAGTGAATTCACATGGACAAACATGCATAGTTAACTATCATCACATTTTTTTAGGaaccttattatatattctgcTAAGGTTTCCTCTCCTCATACACTAGTTCAGTTAGCTTGACAGTGACAATGTATCAGCTTTGGTAATTCTATATTGGAGGAAAACAAAAGAAGAGAGAGACTAGGAAGGGGAGACCTAATTCAATTCCATTGTTCTAATTTGTAGTGGTTGTGTTTGCTATTGACTAGTCCCCTTCATTAATAGGCATTCAGTGCAACCATTAAAATGAAAATCCTTAAAAGTACATGTCTTACTTTTCTTTCCATGCAGTCTGGCCTTGAGTTACTATATATGCAATACGGATTGTTGAAGTGTTCTAACTACCCTAAGGACCACCTTCTCTAAAGGGTCATCTTTGGCTATGAATTAATCTCTGAAAAAACAACATAGAGATCCAAGCATTCTCCAATAGAAATGCTTCTGAGAAAGGTTTTCAAAACTCTTATAGAGAATGCCGACATTGTGAATCAAATAAGATTGAAAAAATAGTCATTCTAAGCTTTTCAAATGGAGAACAATCACccttaatgaaaattttaagagTTCAGCATAATCTAACAAATATGAAGGGGTGAGGGAACGCACctactcataaatatgatcttgtatacattctgccaactccgatcgcatctcatcaatttcttctcgagAATACTCTGCTTGTGTGAACTGTGAACATTAATGAGGGAAAAAAATCAACATTGACTTTGcatattttaaatagtttatttcaaataatttgagacataAGCAAGTAAACATTACTATAGATGGTAGTGAATCTCTTTCGATAATTTCAACTTCTTCAACAATTtgtctcataaatcgcatcacataGTAACCACATTGTTTGGCATCTTGTTGTCGAGGAGCCTATGGAAATTAGagacatattattaatgataaacatacacattaaaatatatgttatatGTAATTACACATACCTTTACTATTACCCACATAGCCTTTtttctacctttccttcccttgtttaaattaaacaatcttaaggcccttcatacgttaatgatttttttatatatgagttttgtattaacataaatgcttaataaaaaagaaatatgaactcacatttccactaTATATTTCCAATCCTCATCATGAATGCGGTGCCTTAGAgaatccaacaaataaataaCTTCATTGTAAGGGTCAATAACAGTGAGAATCCAATGGAAACTATGCAACAAACACATAATTAGTGCATATAATTCAATAAATTATCAAAAGACaacaattgaaagtgatgttttaattCTTACTTACCCGATATTACATGGCACCAAAACAAGTTGATCTACAGATGCACCACTTAGCCTGCCTGCCAAATGACTTGCCCTTTGGTTTAGCCTTTCAAACTTACCTTTTTTGTCATGTGCACTGGTTGCCATATATGGGATTTTATGTGGATTCACAAATCTgaatttttctttcttgttatctttcagCAGTTTTTTATAAAGATACCTACCATTGTAAACATAATAAAAGGAAGAGGTagattgaaaaatgaaagttattcaCAAAATGGATGATTACACAATTGCAAAATCTAAacacttaccatatgtaggcaatTACACAATTGCCTGAAAGGggctccaaatgatacaaaggaaTGATGTCCTCAAGGTGTAGAACAAGTTCATAATCATCATCAAACacgtcataatcaaaactcactGATATATATCTGCCATCATCTAAAGCACGCTTActataacaatataacatatgtaatgctcttggggcacttgttgacaaagtatgTTTCTTTTTTGGTTGTTCAAGCTTCTTCCTTcgaggcttctaataatttcaaatcatGACAGTTAGATAGGATGATTAATAAAACAAgtgacaatttaatttgaaataaaatctaaCAAATACCTCATCTTGGTTCACTATCAAGTGTTTTGGCCAAGCCACATGGGTTCCTAcagcatcaccaattacttcaaattcacttggaattggatatggcaaaggtgCTGATTTTTCTACTGCTTCATCAATGGAGACTCGCATGCAATTATTTGGAAATGGAACACCATGAAGCATTTTATTAGATTCATTGccacaaacaattgtaccatgtGCAACAATATTTATTATATGATTAGCATGAGAATGAAGTTTGACTTCTTGGATGCAATTATTATATGATTAGCATGGGTTAGAAGATGGATTTAATCCAAATATAGTATACAACAGAATATCATGGAACATGAAATTGGAAGGCCTATAGCTTTAACAACAATAAAGAAGCCCAAAAGTTTTATAATGGGAAGCAGTGAGAGGATGGGCTCACAAGTTTGCTGTTCCTGAGTATCTAGTAATTTAAGTTCCAAAGTCATAAACATATATTAGCCAAATATCTTGACCACAAAATTTAGTAGTAACTTTAATGTGGGTGATCTCTCCAACTTATTAACCAAGGATTACTCCTACATTTGTCAATGGAACTAGAAGGTGTACTTGCATATCCTGATGTGCACTTGGCATGCAATCATCTTAATATATTCTATCCAATTAATGTTAACCCGTCCATGAATTCACTATACTATGCACACTACATCACTTCATACAAGAAAAGGAAATCATCATATGAAAACAACTAAGCACTTATATGGAGTGTTCCTTTCACCCAACTAATCATCAGTTATCACCGCTCTCCATGTGCATAGATATGGAACCAAAGAGAAGTCATTTCACCTTGTGAAAATAAGGTAAAATTTCAATCCATTTAATTGTTGGGAAAGTGTAATGCTCAGGTCACGGAAAAATTCCATGCATAACATCTGATACTCTCATATGAACTTCTAGAGCCTCTGTTTATGACCAGTAAGAGGCATCACATGGTTCATATCTTGTTAGTTCAAACATAAATATCATTTGCaaaatacaattttttttatgaaacatAACAAGAAATCAGCAGAACGAAATAATGAACAACCCAAACAAACTGCAGTTTCATGCTTACAGGTGCATAAGTATTACGCGGATACCACACTTGCACATGAAAATTGTCATGGATACAGAGAAAACTAAAACCCAGAACTATGACCTAAATcccaaataaaataataaaatcacgAAAACTGGAAGCCTCCTCCAAATAAAATTTCGTGATGCGGCAATCCCTCGGACACAAGAAACCCAAAATCCAGCCAAAAAAGCTCGAAAAAGTGTTCCCTTTGACCAGGAACAGCGCGAAGGGGAGTGGAGAAAAGCGAAGACGCGAGGAATTGGACATAAAACAAACTATACCGTTGCACAAGCCTATGCTGGATTCCTCGGTGTTGATGCTGTAGATGATGCCCTAGTATctgatctcgctcttggaggtcaAGCTTATGAGGCTCCTGATGTAGGAGTCCGCCGACGCCCCGGATCTGGAGGCCGGAGAGGAGTTTGCTGGAGAGGAGTTTGCCGGAGAGGAGTACTTGGGAGAAGGCAGCGCGAGATGAGGGTTCGGGACTTGGGAGATGAGGGTTCGGGACTTGGGAGATGAGGGTTCGGgacttgggagaagggttcgggacttgaaaatgatcggaagatagaagttgggagaagggtttgggttttctactccttacttagatccaacggtttgtattaatcaggATTTAGATCCAatggtttgtattaatcaaggtttagatgagattttaaacatagacaacacttttaaaaagcgttgtcgtagacactaaaaatcagtctaatagacaacgctttttagaaagcgttgtctttgacccgtaaaaatcactaatagacaacggtttttagaaaagcgttgtctattaataagaaaataatgaaatagacaacg is drawn from Zingiber officinale cultivar Zhangliang chromosome 1B, Zo_v1.1, whole genome shotgun sequence and contains these coding sequences:
- the LOC121974982 gene encoding uncharacterized protein LOC121974982 gives rise to the protein MLHGVPFPNNCMRVSIDEAVEKSAPLPYPIPSEFEVIGDAVGTHVAWPKHLIVNQDEKPRRKKLEQPKKKHTLSTSAPRALHMLYCYSKRALDDGRYISVSFDYDVFDDDYELVLHLEDIIPLYHLEPLSGNCVIAYIWYLYKKLLKDNKKEKFRFVNPHKIPYMATSAHDKKGKFERLNQRASHLAGRLSGASVDQLVLVPCNIGFHWILTVIDPYNEVIYLLDSLRHRIHDEDWKYIVEM